Proteins encoded by one window of Candidatus Odinarchaeum yellowstonii:
- a CDS encoding DUF367 family protein, producing MYEIKLYAYHTGECDPKKCTTLKLARFKFVKLIRRLNQMPENVLLLNPFAIKSVSKEDKNIIEEYGLAVLDCSWNIINREVFSKTPGEHRALPFLIAANPVNYGKPCKLSSVEALAAALLITGYDQQADQLLNLFKWGLNFKKLNEKYLANYASVKTSLEVVAEQNKIIDEMRARSGE from the coding sequence TTGTATGAGATCAAATTATATGCGTATCATACAGGTGAATGCGACCCTAAAAAGTGTACTACGCTTAAACTCGCCCGTTTTAAATTTGTAAAATTAATAAGAAGACTAAACCAAATGCCTGAAAACGTCTTACTGCTCAATCCCTTCGCTATTAAATCTGTTTCAAAAGAAGATAAAAATATAATTGAAGAGTATGGTTTAGCGGTTTTAGACTGCTCCTGGAATATTATCAACCGGGAAGTTTTCTCAAAAACGCCGGGAGAGCATAGAGCGCTACCTTTTCTTATAGCCGCTAATCCTGTTAACTACGGTAAACCTTGCAAGCTTAGCAGTGTGGAAGCTTTAGCCGCAGCACTGCTGATAACAGGTTACGATCAACAAGCTGATCAGCTTTTAAATCTTTTTAAATGGGGGCTGAATTTTAAAAAATTAAATGAAAAGTATTTAGCTAATTATGCCAGTGTCAAAACTAGTCTAGAAGTTGTAGCTGAGCAGAATAAGATAATAGATGAAATGAGAGCTAGGTCAGGAGAGTAG
- the pyrI gene encoding aspartate carbamoyltransferase regulatory subunit → MSEQELRIRKIRNGTVIDHITAGNALNVMKILGITGKEGLVVSVAINVPSSKYGRKDILKIEERELKQEEVNKIILIAPNATINIIKDYQVIDKKRLKLPAELKGFPKCVNPNCITNSGEPVETEFYVVQSEPLRLRCKYCQRITSQDDVFKQF, encoded by the coding sequence ATGTCAGAGCAGGAGCTGAGAATCAGAAAGATTAGAAACGGAACGGTTATAGATCATATAACCGCTGGTAACGCTTTAAACGTAATGAAAATACTAGGAATAACAGGTAAAGAGGGTTTGGTGGTTAGTGTAGCGATAAACGTTCCCAGCAGTAAGTACGGTAGAAAAGACATATTAAAAATTGAGGAGAGGGAGCTAAAACAGGAGGAAGTAAATAAAATAATTTTAATCGCCCCTAACGCAACAATCAATATAATAAAAGATTACCAGGTAATAGATAAAAAAAGACTTAAACTCCCCGCAGAGTTAAAAGGGTTCCCTAAATGCGTGAACCCTAACTGTATAACTAATAGTGGGGAGCCTGTTGAAACAGAATTTTATGTTGTTCAAAGCGAGCCGCTTAGACTAAGATGCAAATACTGTCAGCGGATAACAAGTCAAGATGATGTTTTCAAACAATTCTAG
- the pyrB gene encoding aspartate carbamoyltransferase yields MNFKNKSIISIRDMNRSEIDYIIKSAEILQDKWKNYTNSLKDRILGTLFFEPSTRTRISFETAMKRLGGMVVGFSAPEGSSLAKGENLIDTVRVVENYCDAIVLRHPLEGAARLAAKYVKIPVINAGTGAEEHPTQALLDLYTIFKEKGGIDGLNIALLGDLKYGRTIHSLTYALSNYKVKLTLVSPPLMKIREEIIEDLRNKKIEVTETSSLDAVINELDVLYVTRIQRERFADPTEYERVKGSYRIDLKILKSAKKDLIIMHPLPRLDEISQDVDATNHAVYFKQVKYGLIVRMAILLLIFGFELI; encoded by the coding sequence ATGAATTTCAAAAATAAGAGTATAATATCCATCAGAGATATGAATCGCAGCGAGATAGATTATATTATTAAATCGGCGGAGATTCTTCAAGATAAATGGAAAAATTATACGAACTCTCTTAAAGATAGGATTCTGGGGACGCTTTTCTTCGAACCTAGTACAAGGACTAGAATATCTTTCGAAACCGCTATGAAAAGGCTAGGCGGAATGGTGGTGGGTTTCTCAGCCCCTGAAGGAAGTTCACTGGCTAAAGGAGAGAATTTAATCGATACAGTGAGGGTTGTTGAAAACTACTGTGATGCAATTGTTTTAAGACATCCATTAGAAGGAGCGGCTAGACTCGCTGCGAAATATGTTAAGATACCTGTCATAAACGCCGGCACAGGCGCTGAAGAACACCCTACACAAGCACTACTAGATTTATACACTATATTTAAGGAGAAAGGGGGTATAGACGGTTTAAATATAGCTCTGCTAGGAGATTTAAAATACGGTCGAACTATTCACTCACTCACATATGCGCTCTCAAATTATAAAGTTAAACTTACACTCGTATCACCGCCTTTAATGAAGATAAGAGAAGAGATCATAGAAGATTTAAGAAATAAGAAAATAGAGGTTACAGAAACCTCTAGCTTAGACGCTGTGATTAATGAGTTAGATGTACTATATGTTACACGAATTCAGCGTGAAAGATTTGCAGACCCCACCGAATATGAGAGAGTGAAGGGATCTTATCGCATAGACCTTAAAATTTTAAAAAGCGCTAAAAAAGATTTAATAATAATGCATCCCCTACCACGTCTTGACGAAATAAGCCAAGATGTGGATGCGACAAATCACGCAGTGTATTTTAAACAGGTTAAGTATGGTTTAATTGTAAGAATGGCGATACTACTATTAATATTCGGGTTCGAATTGATATGA
- a CDS encoding phosphoenolpyruvate carboxykinase (GTP): MIQETYTILRANLTEEHYNRLMKIKNENVHRFIAKYIRICKPSDVYICDDSEEDRRLVRESALVNREEAKLKLEGHTVHFDNYYDQARDKSQTKFLVTPDDALGEEFNTIPREEGLEEIHLILNNIMKGKRMWILFLTLGPSNSIFTIPCLQLTDSAYVAHSEQILYRPGYEEFVRRGRDNRFFKFVHSQGELEEAGLGLKVSRNLDQRRIYIDLRDETIYSANTQYGGNTIGLKKLAMRLSIRRAIKEGWLTEHMFIMGVNGPNGRVTYFTGAFPSMCGKTATAMIPEERIVGDDIAFLRKVNGEIRAVNVEKGMFGIITGVNSTDDPILWKALTSPNEVIFSNVLVTDDRDVYWLGKNGEPPKKGVNHSGEWYQGKKDSEGGEIPPAHKNARFTIEMKVLDNIDPRIEDPEGVKVEGIIYGGRDSDTWVPVEEAFDWVHGIITKGASLESETTAATLGKEGVREFNPMANLDFLSVPIGEYIRKNIEFGANLKNPPKIFAVNYFLKGIDGKYKTGINDKKVYLKWMELRVHNEVGAIKTPTGYVPFYADLKKLFQTILGKDYTIEDYVRQFSTRVTEQLQKVDRIIDIYSTKVPDTPPILFKVLEEQKKRLLKAQDKFGPHIPPFIFSALAKHGQELF; the protein is encoded by the coding sequence ATGATCCAGGAAACTTATACTATATTAAGGGCTAATTTAACTGAAGAACATTATAATCGGCTGATGAAAATAAAAAATGAAAACGTTCATAGGTTCATAGCTAAATATATAAGAATCTGTAAACCTTCCGATGTTTATATTTGCGATGACAGTGAAGAGGATAGGAGACTTGTAAGAGAGAGCGCTTTAGTTAATCGCGAGGAGGCTAAACTTAAACTCGAAGGTCATACCGTTCACTTCGACAATTACTACGATCAGGCGAGGGATAAAAGCCAAACAAAGTTTTTAGTAACACCTGATGACGCGCTTGGAGAAGAATTTAACACGATACCTAGAGAAGAGGGGCTTGAAGAAATACATTTAATTTTAAACAATATTATGAAAGGTAAAAGGATGTGGATTTTATTCCTAACCCTCGGACCTTCAAACTCTATATTTACAATACCCTGTCTTCAACTAACTGATTCAGCGTACGTAGCTCACAGCGAACAGATTCTCTACCGCCCGGGTTACGAAGAGTTTGTTAGAAGAGGCCGGGATAATAGATTCTTTAAGTTCGTTCATTCTCAAGGCGAGCTTGAAGAAGCTGGCTTAGGATTAAAAGTTAGCAGAAACCTGGATCAGAGGAGAATCTACATAGATTTAAGGGATGAGACCATTTACAGCGCTAACACTCAGTATGGCGGTAACACGATAGGTTTGAAAAAACTTGCAATGCGGTTAAGTATCAGACGGGCAATAAAAGAGGGGTGGCTTACAGAGCACATGTTTATAATGGGTGTTAACGGCCCTAATGGAAGAGTAACATACTTCACGGGGGCGTTCCCGTCGATGTGTGGAAAAACCGCCACTGCTATGATACCTGAAGAGAGAATAGTAGGCGATGACATCGCTTTTCTCCGTAAAGTGAACGGGGAGATAAGAGCTGTTAACGTAGAAAAGGGCATGTTTGGTATAATAACAGGCGTAAACTCTACTGATGACCCTATATTATGGAAAGCCCTTACAAGTCCAAACGAAGTTATATTCTCTAATGTATTAGTAACAGATGACAGAGACGTTTACTGGCTTGGAAAAAACGGTGAGCCGCCTAAAAAAGGAGTCAACCATTCAGGTGAATGGTATCAAGGTAAAAAAGATAGTGAAGGCGGGGAGATACCGCCAGCGCATAAAAACGCGCGCTTCACTATTGAAATGAAGGTTCTAGATAACATAGATCCTAGAATAGAAGACCCTGAAGGAGTGAAAGTGGAGGGAATCATATACGGTGGACGTGACTCCGATACATGGGTTCCGGTTGAGGAGGCTTTCGACTGGGTTCACGGTATTATTACAAAAGGAGCGTCCCTTGAATCGGAGACAACCGCGGCAACACTTGGAAAGGAAGGAGTTAGAGAATTTAACCCTATGGCGAATCTAGATTTTCTATCAGTACCAATAGGGGAATACATTAGAAAAAATATAGAGTTCGGAGCTAACTTGAAAAATCCGCCGAAAATCTTCGCAGTGAACTATTTCCTTAAAGGAATTGATGGAAAATATAAAACAGGTATAAACGATAAAAAAGTGTATTTGAAATGGATGGAGCTACGCGTTCACAACGAAGTAGGCGCGATAAAAACACCTACAGGGTACGTCCCCTTCTACGCTGATCTTAAAAAACTCTTCCAAACTATCCTCGGAAAAGATTATACTATTGAAGACTATGTGCGACAGTTCTCTACAAGAGTTACTGAACAATTACAAAAAGTAGATAGAATAATAGATATCTATAGCACGAAGGTACCTGACACACCTCCAATACTTTTTAAAGTGTTAGAGGAACAGAAAAAACGGCTTCTAAAAGCTCAGGATAAATTCGGACCTCACATACCGCCATTCATCTTCTCAGCTTTAGCTAAACACGGCCAAGAATTATTTTAG
- a CDS encoding ferredoxin family protein, which yields MPPKINTSLCDGTGTCQEVCPADPNVFEIEGGKARVVHPEACIQCGACESSCPTGAITLE from the coding sequence ATGCCTCCGAAAATAAACACAAGCCTGTGCGACGGCACAGGGACATGTCAAGAAGTCTGTCCAGCTGACCCGAACGTTTTCGAAATCGAAGGCGGTAAAGCTAGAGTAGTTCACCCTGAAGCATGCATTCAATGCGGTGCTTGTGAGTCAAGCTGTCCTACAGGCGCTATAACATTAGAATAA
- a CDS encoding hydroxymethylglutaryl-CoA synthase — MRPNHKVGIVGWGGYIPKYRLPVENISRIWGKDADRYKEGLMINEKAVAGPDEDTTTIAIEAAQNALKRAQINPKEIGAVFVGSESKPYAVKPTGTIVAEAIGATPNILAADLEFACKAGTEGLQCCMGLVSSGMIKYGLAIGADVAQGAPGDDLEFTAASGGAAFILSRDDENCVATIEASYSYVTDTPDFWRRAERPFPQHGEAFTGKPAYFHHIESAARNLMAELDKKPSDFKYAVFHQPNGKFPIRVAKTLGFTTAQITPGLLVPNIGNTYSAAVPLGLSAVLDIASPGDEILVVSYGSGAGSDAFYIVVKDAIEEKRDRCLKIKDYIIRRQQVGYKCYIKWRRHIIGQPR, encoded by the coding sequence ATGCGTCCGAATCATAAAGTCGGCATAGTTGGGTGGGGCGGTTACATTCCAAAGTATCGTTTACCAGTAGAAAATATATCTAGGATATGGGGTAAAGACGCTGATAGATATAAGGAAGGATTAATGATAAATGAGAAGGCCGTGGCTGGACCGGACGAAGACACAACTACAATCGCTATAGAAGCCGCTCAAAACGCTCTTAAAAGAGCGCAAATAAACCCTAAAGAAATCGGAGCAGTATTTGTAGGAAGCGAATCAAAACCATACGCTGTTAAACCTACTGGAACCATAGTCGCTGAAGCTATAGGCGCCACCCCAAACATTTTAGCAGCAGACTTAGAGTTCGCGTGCAAAGCTGGAACAGAAGGTTTACAATGCTGCATGGGTTTAGTATCCTCAGGTATGATAAAATATGGGTTAGCGATAGGCGCGGATGTAGCTCAGGGAGCTCCAGGCGATGACTTAGAGTTTACAGCCGCCTCCGGGGGAGCGGCCTTCATACTCTCAAGAGATGATGAAAACTGCGTTGCTACAATAGAAGCCTCCTACTCTTATGTAACCGACACCCCTGACTTCTGGCGCCGAGCGGAGCGCCCATTCCCCCAGCACGGTGAAGCTTTTACAGGTAAACCCGCGTACTTCCATCACATAGAGTCCGCTGCAAGAAATTTAATGGCGGAATTAGATAAAAAACCCTCAGATTTCAAATACGCTGTATTCCATCAGCCTAACGGTAAATTCCCTATAAGAGTCGCTAAAACACTAGGCTTCACCACAGCGCAGATAACTCCAGGCCTACTTGTCCCTAACATAGGAAACACATACTCCGCAGCTGTTCCACTAGGATTATCAGCTGTTCTCGATATAGCATCACCAGGAGATGAAATTCTCGTAGTATCCTACGGCTCAGGAGCTGGAAGCGACGCCTTCTATATAGTGGTCAAAGACGCCATAGAAGAGAAAAGAGATCGTTGTCTGAAAATTAAAGACTATATTATTAGAAGACAGCAAGTCGGGTATAAATGTTATATTAAGTGGAGAAGACACATAATAGGTCAGCCTAGATAA
- a CDS encoding thiolase domain-containing protein, with protein MRDVAIIGVGLTKVDMHFDKSIRDLFKEAVTKALDDAFNPDIEAAYIGNMAADEFNNQKNISSLLVDFSGLNNIPATRIETGESSGGSAIIAGFNDVASGLHDFVLVGGVEKMSEVVSTEAESILSLGMFHEYETIQGLSPEGAAALVMRLYMHRYNVREEDIALLAQQDHKNAVSNPYAQLRFEVTLESITKARLIADPITLMHCAPLGDGAAALILCPLEKAKKITDTPIHIAGIGQASDTLGLTQREDLLDFKSIRLAADKAYKMAKIKPEEVQVAEIFDSYTIYGLLALEELGFAQRGEAANMLREGSFSKNGAKPVNISGGLKARGHPIGATGVYQTAEIALTLRGDAQLKIDSTPEIGLAQTLSGAGVNSTVQILRRV; from the coding sequence ATGAGAGATGTAGCCATTATAGGAGTAGGTTTAACAAAAGTGGACATGCACTTCGATAAATCTATAAGAGATCTCTTCAAAGAAGCGGTTACTAAAGCGTTAGACGACGCTTTCAACCCTGATATAGAAGCAGCTTACATCGGAAATATGGCAGCGGATGAATTCAACAATCAGAAGAATATCTCCTCACTGCTAGTAGACTTCTCAGGTTTAAATAATATACCCGCTACTAGAATAGAGACAGGTGAATCATCAGGTGGAAGCGCTATAATCGCTGGGTTTAACGATGTGGCATCAGGGTTACACGACTTTGTGTTAGTAGGCGGTGTTGAAAAAATGTCTGAGGTAGTTTCAACAGAGGCGGAATCAATACTCTCACTAGGGATGTTCCATGAATATGAAACAATCCAAGGGCTTTCACCTGAAGGAGCTGCCGCGCTTGTGATGAGACTATATATGCATAGATATAATGTGAGAGAAGAAGATATTGCTTTACTAGCTCAACAAGATCATAAAAACGCGGTGAGTAACCCTTACGCTCAACTTCGCTTCGAGGTAACTTTGGAATCTATTACCAAAGCAAGACTGATAGCTGATCCGATTACCTTAATGCACTGCGCTCCTTTGGGAGACGGAGCAGCGGCTTTAATCCTCTGCCCGCTTGAGAAAGCTAAAAAAATAACAGATACACCTATACATATAGCTGGGATAGGCCAAGCCTCAGACACGTTAGGTTTAACGCAGAGAGAGGATCTTTTAGACTTCAAATCAATTCGATTAGCAGCTGATAAAGCCTATAAAATGGCTAAAATAAAACCAGAAGAAGTTCAAGTAGCTGAAATATTCGACTCTTACACTATCTACGGTTTACTGGCTTTAGAAGAACTAGGGTTCGCGCAGCGCGGTGAAGCTGCAAACATGCTAAGAGAAGGGTCCTTCTCCAAAAACGGCGCTAAACCAGTAAACATCAGCGGCGGTTTAAAAGCTAGAGGTCATCCTATAGGCGCTACAGGCGTTTATCAAACTGCGGAGATCGCTTTAACTTTAAGAGGGGACGCGCAGTTAAAAATAGATTCAACACCAGAAATAGGTTTAGCTCAAACACTCAGCGGCGCTGGTGTAAACTCAACTGTTCAAATTTTAAGGAGAGTATAA
- a CDS encoding Zn-ribbon domain-containing OB-fold protein encodes MSELRIPKLWREIPQHYRLEASKCLSCGRIYFPPKTICNNCKSKNIEKTILPRKGVIETFTIIRQAPSKYELYVPYAIAIVKLDNGVKILSQITDCEPDKLQIGMPVEAVIRRLYDDGENGVIHYGFKFRPVV; translated from the coding sequence ATGAGCGAGTTGAGGATTCCAAAACTTTGGCGGGAAATCCCGCAACACTACCGGTTAGAAGCCTCTAAATGCTTATCATGTGGGCGAATATACTTCCCACCTAAAACAATATGCAATAACTGTAAGTCTAAAAATATTGAGAAAACAATACTACCGAGAAAAGGAGTCATTGAAACATTCACTATAATTAGGCAAGCCCCCTCAAAATATGAGTTATATGTTCCATACGCTATAGCGATCGTAAAGTTAGATAACGGTGTAAAAATTTTATCTCAGATAACTGATTGCGAACCTGATAAACTTCAAATAGGTATGCCTGTAGAAGCTGTTATACGACGATTATACGACGACGGGGAGAACGGTGTCATACACTACGGGTTCAAATTCAGGCCTGTGGTCTAA
- a CDS encoding 3'-phosphoesterase: MSLEEYKSKRDFKRTPEPADNISKSNTPIFVIHEHHATHLHWDLRLEVEGVLKSWALPKPPPLEYGVKRLAVQTEDHPLSYADFSGVIPEGEYGAGTVDIWDKGKLTIKKITSDSIHFELEGQKMKGEYVLIRLKTSEQPNKNWLFFKKK, encoded by the coding sequence ATGTCTCTTGAAGAATACAAGTCTAAAAGAGATTTTAAACGGACTCCGGAGCCTGCGGATAATATTAGTAAGTCTAATACACCGATATTTGTTATACATGAGCATCACGCCACTCATCTGCATTGGGATTTAAGACTAGAGGTGGAGGGTGTTTTAAAGAGTTGGGCTTTACCTAAACCACCCCCATTAGAATACGGTGTTAAAAGATTAGCAGTTCAAACAGAAGATCACCCTTTATCATACGCTGATTTTTCAGGTGTTATACCTGAAGGTGAATACGGAGCGGGAACGGTTGATATCTGGGATAAAGGTAAATTAACTATTAAGAAGATCACTTCAGACTCAATCCACTTCGAATTAGAGGGTCAAAAAATGAAAGGTGAATATGTTTTGATTCGATTAAAAACCAGTGAGCAGCCTAATAAAAATTGGCTTTTCTTCAAGAAAAAATAA
- a CDS encoding deoxyhypusine synthase, which yields MNSEKIVQPVNVKSEMSLNDLISQFEGSGAFGAGRLSEATKIFEKIASDREALKFLGLAGAMVPAGMRRVVVDMIREGYINVIVSTGANLTHDLIEAFGGHHIRLSKSYSDIQLNRLGINRIYDIYVKNSEFVKFEKNIQKILEQIDPAKLEKGIAVYELLWEIGGNLTDNDSIIKNAFEKKVPVFCPAITDSILGLQLWLFRQRKPIVIDVLKDIQKMIDMAYESKRAAVISIGGGVPKNHILQTMLITGRGFDYAIQITMDRPEPGGLSGASLSEAQSWGKIKSDAPWVDLIADATIVLPIIVGAVKERLAKSKV from the coding sequence ATGAACTCTGAAAAAATAGTTCAGCCTGTTAACGTTAAAAGTGAAATGAGTCTAAACGATCTAATCTCACAATTCGAGGGCTCGGGTGCCTTCGGAGCCGGCCGGCTTAGTGAAGCCACTAAAATATTTGAGAAAATAGCCTCAGATAGAGAAGCCTTAAAATTTCTAGGTCTAGCAGGCGCCATGGTACCTGCCGGTATGAGACGTGTTGTAGTTGATATGATTAGAGAGGGATATATTAACGTCATAGTTTCCACAGGAGCTAACCTAACCCATGATCTTATAGAAGCATTCGGAGGACATCATATTCGACTCTCCAAATCTTATAGTGATATTCAACTTAACAGACTTGGGATAAATAGAATATATGACATATATGTGAAGAATAGCGAGTTTGTTAAATTCGAAAAAAACATTCAAAAAATACTAGAGCAAATCGACCCAGCTAAACTGGAAAAAGGTATAGCTGTATATGAGTTACTGTGGGAGATCGGCGGAAATTTAACTGATAACGATTCTATTATAAAAAACGCTTTCGAAAAAAAAGTTCCAGTGTTCTGCCCAGCTATCACTGATTCAATACTAGGTCTCCAACTCTGGCTGTTCAGACAGCGTAAACCAATAGTTATAGACGTTCTCAAAGACATCCAAAAAATGATAGATATGGCTTATGAATCTAAAAGAGCGGCGGTTATATCCATTGGGGGAGGTGTACCTAAAAATCATATCTTACAGACTATGCTAATAACTGGAAGAGGCTTCGACTACGCTATTCAAATCACGATGGATCGCCCTGAACCAGGTGGTTTAAGCGGCGCCTCACTGTCTGAAGCTCAATCTTGGGGTAAAATTAAAAGCGACGCACCTTGGGTTGACTTGATAGCTGACGCTACAATAGTTCTACCTATAATTGTAGGCGCTGTTAAAGAGCGTTTAGCTAAAAGTAAAGTGTGA